In Shinella sp. XGS7, a single genomic region encodes these proteins:
- the pnp gene encoding polyribonucleotide nucleotidyltransferase encodes MFNKVTKTFQWGPHTVTMETGEIARQSTGAVLVNIDDTVVLATVVAKNEPKPGQDFFPLTVNYQEKTYAAGKIPGGYFKREGRPSEKETLVSRLIDRPIRPLFPEGYKNDTQVVVTVVQHDLENDPDVLSMVAASAALTISGVPFMGPVGGARVGYINGEYVLNPGKTQLLDSKMDLVVAGTEAAVLMVESEADQLSEDVMLGAVVYGHEQGQIAINAIHELVREAGKPVWDWKAPAKDEPFIAKLTELAEPALRAAYQIRSKQARTQACREAYAAVKAGLTAAGLEFDGVEVDGLLFEIEARIVRSQILAGEPRIDGRDLETVRAIVSEVGILPRTHGSALFTRGETQAVVVATLGTGEDEQYVDSLTGMYKERFLLHYNFPPYSVGETGRMGSPGRREIGHGKLAWRAIRPMLPTAEQFPYTLRVVSEITESNGSSSMATVCGTSLALMDAGVPLAKPVAGIAMGLILEGDRFAVLSDILGDEDHLGDMDFKVAGTADGITSLQMDIKIAGITEEIMKVALGQAQGGRKHILGEMVDAVAGASTEVSQFAPRLYTMKINPEKIRDVIGKGGATIRALTEETGTTIDIAEDGTITIASTDADKADLAKKRIEQITAEAEIGKVYEGPVTKILDFGALVNILPGKDGLLHISQIAHQRVEKVTDFLSEGQIVKVKVLETDEKGRIKLSMKALIEREAAPAPAPAAPAAEEGAAE; translated from the coding sequence GTGGTGCTGGCCACCGTGGTCGCGAAGAATGAGCCGAAGCCGGGCCAGGATTTCTTCCCGCTGACCGTCAACTACCAGGAAAAGACCTACGCCGCCGGCAAGATCCCGGGTGGCTACTTCAAGCGCGAAGGCCGTCCGTCGGAAAAGGAAACGCTGGTTTCCCGCCTGATCGACCGTCCGATCCGCCCGCTCTTCCCGGAAGGCTACAAGAACGACACGCAGGTCGTCGTCACGGTCGTCCAGCATGATCTCGAAAACGATCCCGACGTCCTGTCGATGGTTGCCGCTTCGGCTGCGCTCACGATCTCCGGCGTTCCCTTCATGGGCCCGGTCGGCGGCGCGCGCGTCGGCTACATCAACGGCGAATACGTCCTGAACCCGGGCAAGACCCAGCTGCTGGATTCCAAGATGGATCTGGTGGTGGCCGGTACCGAAGCCGCCGTGCTGATGGTGGAATCCGAAGCCGACCAGCTGAGCGAAGACGTGATGCTGGGTGCCGTGGTCTATGGCCATGAGCAGGGCCAGATTGCCATCAACGCCATCCATGAGCTGGTGCGCGAAGCCGGCAAGCCGGTCTGGGACTGGAAGGCTCCGGCCAAGGATGAACCCTTCATCGCAAAGCTGACCGAGCTGGCCGAGCCCGCCCTGCGCGCCGCCTACCAGATCCGCTCCAAGCAGGCCCGCACCCAGGCTTGCCGCGAGGCTTATGCCGCCGTCAAGGCTGGTCTGACGGCCGCTGGCCTCGAGTTCGATGGCGTGGAAGTCGACGGTCTGCTGTTCGAGATCGAAGCCCGCATCGTGCGCAGCCAGATCCTGGCCGGCGAGCCCCGCATCGACGGCCGCGATCTCGAAACCGTTCGCGCCATCGTTTCGGAAGTCGGCATCCTGCCGCGCACGCACGGCTCGGCTCTCTTCACCCGCGGCGAAACCCAGGCCGTGGTCGTTGCCACGCTCGGCACCGGCGAAGACGAGCAGTATGTCGACAGCCTGACCGGCATGTACAAGGAACGCTTCCTGCTGCACTACAACTTCCCGCCCTACTCGGTCGGTGAGACGGGCCGCATGGGCTCCCCGGGCCGCCGCGAAATCGGCCACGGCAAGCTTGCCTGGCGTGCGATCCGTCCGATGCTGCCGACGGCGGAACAGTTCCCCTACACGCTGCGCGTCGTCTCGGAGATCACCGAGTCGAACGGCTCGTCCTCGATGGCCACCGTCTGCGGCACCTCGCTCGCTCTCATGGACGCCGGCGTTCCGCTGGCAAAGCCGGTTGCCGGTATCGCCATGGGCCTCATCCTTGAAGGCGACCGTTTCGCGGTTCTCTCCGACATCCTCGGCGACGAAGACCACCTCGGCGACATGGACTTCAAGGTCGCCGGCACCGCCGACGGCATCACCTCGCTGCAGATGGACATCAAGATCGCCGGTATCACCGAAGAGATCATGAAGGTCGCTCTCGGCCAGGCACAGGGCGGCCGCAAGCACATCCTCGGCGAGATGGTGGACGCCGTGGCCGGTGCCTCGACCGAGGTCTCGCAGTTCGCGCCCCGCCTCTACACCATGAAGATCAATCCGGAGAAGATCCGCGACGTGATCGGCAAGGGCGGCGCCACCATCCGTGCGCTGACCGAGGAAACCGGCACCACCATCGACATCGCCGAGGACGGCACCATCACCATCGCCTCTACCGATGCCGACAAGGCCGACCTGGCCAAGAAGCGCATCGAGCAGATCACGGCCGAGGCCGAGATCGGCAAGGTCTACGAAGGCCCGGTCACCAAGATCCTGGACTTCGGCGCCCTGGTCAACATCCTGCCGGGCAAGGACGGTCTGCTGCACATCAGCCAGATCGCCCACCAGCGCGTGGAGAAGGTCACCGACTTCCTGAGCGAAGGCCAGATCGTCAAGGTCAAGGTGCTGGAGACCGATGAGAAGGGTCGCATCAAGCTGTCGATGAAGGCCCTGATCGAGCGTGAAGCCGCTCCGGCTCCCGCCCCGGCAGCCCCGGCCGCCGAAGAAGGCGCCGCGGAGTAA